The Tolypothrix sp. PCC 7712 region AGCGATCGCGGCTTCTGCTTCCCTTGCTTGGATGAGTGCATTTAACGCTAACAGCGATCGCCCTTCACGGTTGAGAATATTTAATATTGTCTGTTTGAGTTCATCTACTTGGGTGGGTGGTGTCTCCCATTCATAAGTTACACTTCCATCAGGCCACTCAACCCGCACTTCCATTGGTGCTGGTTCCGCCGCTACCATGACAATCTCATCGGGTAACAAAGGCTCGGCTTCAGGATGTCCAGCACCCAACTGTTGCAAATTCTGGTAAATCTTGGCTCTATCTGTATCTGGGTATAGGTCGATTTTGTTAAATACTAAAATTAGGGGCTTTTGGGCTTGGCGTAAATCTAGTAGCGCTTCATACTCTGTGCGCGTAATATCACCAGAGACTACAAACAAAATTAAATCGGCTTGGCGCGCTACTTCTGTTGCCATTTGCGCTCGTGATTCGCCTTCAATTTCATCCAATCCAGGTGTATCAATTAATTCTACCTGTACCTTACCTCCTGGTTGCCAGCGCACAGAACGGGGCCATTGCGTCACGCCATTTAAAGGGCCAGTTTGTAGAACCTTGTCCCCTAATAAAGCATTCAACACCGCCGACTTTCCCCGACTCACCAAACCAAAAGCCGCAATTTTAATCACATTTGAGTCTAGTTTGTTGAGTGTGGTACTCAAAGCCTCCAATTCTGGCTTTACCAAACCCGCCAATTCTGGATTAGATGCAAGCTGTCCTGACTTGCGAAGATATCCATACCAAGACAACGCTTGTCGGAGACTAGCACGCGCACGGTTTAAATGAGTTTCTTGCAAATTACGCACTGGATTGGCTTCAGTCAAGGTGAAATTGAGAACAAATTACATCTCTATTTTGCGCTAAATTCTCATCGCTCCTTGTTATGAAAGTTCACAAAGCTGGTTTGGTTTTTGGGGAGAAGTGCTTTTGCCGGAGGCGTTGGCAGAGCGATCGCTTAAAATTAAAACTACTCCCAATACTGCTCGGTTAAGGATTTTCAACTCGGAATTGGGTTTGGGGAAAAGGTTAAAGGGTAAGGGTTAAAGGTTTTTTCTTGCCCTTTTTCCCCTTCCCCTTTTACCCTTAACCGACAAGTATTGAAACTACTCCTACTCCTAAAAAATCCATGCAAATCTTTTTGCCACCTGAAGTAGAAGCCTTGGTACAACGCCAAATTACTAGCGGGAAGTATCAAAACGCCATCGAAGTGATTCTTGCAGGGATAAAACTTCTAGAACAACAAGAAGATATCTATCAAGGACGACTACAAGAGCTGCAACAAGCAGCACAGATTGGGTTAGAAGCATCTCAACGGGGTGAAGTTGTTGAAGGCTCAACTGCAATGGCTCAAATTCGAGCCAATTTGCGTTAGCTTTCGTGCAGCGTCCATATTCTCAACTACGCACATCAAGCGCAGTCAGACGCTTGAGTTCTGCTGTAAAAGTTTCCGTTCCAACCATCCGCGAATTTGCGAGTGCGGTTTGGGCTTGTTGACCTAAAATTAAATCTTCTAATTGAGTAAGTCGGTTCATTAATTGCTCGTAGTTTTCCACCGACATAATTACATAGCTAGGCTGCGACTCTTCTGTGAGTAAAACAGGCTCAACAGCAGCTTG contains the following coding sequences:
- a CDS encoding GTP-binding protein yields the protein MRNLQETHLNRARASLRQALSWYGYLRKSGQLASNPELAGLVKPELEALSTTLNKLDSNVIKIAAFGLVSRGKSAVLNALLGDKVLQTGPLNGVTQWPRSVRWQPGGKVQVELIDTPGLDEIEGESRAQMATEVARQADLILFVVSGDITRTEYEALLDLRQAQKPLILVFNKIDLYPDTDRAKIYQNLQQLGAGHPEAEPLLPDEIVMVAAEPAPMEVRVEWPDGSVTYEWETPPTQVDELKQTILNILNREGRSLLALNALIQAREAEAAIAQKTIDLRQREAEEIIWQFTKYKALVVGLNPIAVLDILGGAIADLLLIRSLARLYGLPITSYEAGKILKTILLSSGGLLLSELGSSFLFGLGKSTAALASGDNPINITASAGSAIAQAGIAGYGAYAVGKAAQVYLENGCTWGQLGANTVIQEILSQVEPNTIVYRLRQELGGGG
- a CDS encoding type II toxin-antitoxin system ParD family antitoxin — translated: MQIFLPPEVEALVQRQITSGKYQNAIEVILAGIKLLEQQEDIYQGRLQELQQAAQIGLEASQRGEVVEGSTAMAQIRANLR
- a CDS encoding type II toxin-antitoxin system prevent-host-death family antitoxin, translating into MQQFSIKEIQTIHSEVLNQAAVEPVLLTEESQPSYVIMSVENYEQLMNRLTQLEDLILGQQAQTALANSRMVGTETFTAELKRLTALDVRS